A genomic region of Halobacteriovorax sp. JY17 contains the following coding sequences:
- the gap gene encoding type I glyceraldehyde-3-phosphate dehydrogenase, protein MSKVRVGINGMGRIGRTILREFFNRGIEEFEIVAVNSPGHPEDYVHLIKYDSIHGRFDGEVSIQDGHILNINGSSITFHKYYDPTEIPWSHDKVDIVIDATGIFKDKKGLGKHLSGTVKKVIMCAPGKDLDGTFVMGINNDQYDNENHHIVSNASCTTNCLAPVAKVLNDAFGVESGFMTTVHSYTGDQNILDSSHSDKRRARAAAVSMIPTTTGAAKAVGLVIPELSGKLDGFAIRVPTPNVSLVDLNVTLKKEVTIAEVNAALKEAANGPLKGILGYEEEELVSVDYMGMRESSCLDASLTNVLNGTNVKVVTWYDNEAGFSNRVIDLTIFIGKKL, encoded by the coding sequence ATGTCCAAAGTAAGAGTTGGAATCAACGGTATGGGAAGAATTGGTCGTACAATTCTAAGAGAATTTTTCAACCGTGGTATCGAAGAATTTGAAATTGTAGCTGTGAATAGTCCTGGTCATCCAGAAGACTATGTTCACCTAATTAAATACGATTCAATTCACGGAAGATTCGACGGTGAAGTCTCTATTCAAGACGGACATATATTAAATATTAATGGATCAAGTATTACTTTTCATAAGTACTATGATCCAACAGAAATTCCTTGGTCTCATGACAAAGTTGATATCGTTATCGATGCGACAGGTATTTTCAAAGATAAGAAAGGTCTTGGAAAACACTTAAGCGGTACGGTTAAGAAAGTTATCATGTGTGCTCCAGGTAAAGACCTTGATGGAACATTCGTTATGGGTATTAATAACGATCAATATGATAATGAAAATCATCACATTGTTTCTAATGCAAGTTGTACAACAAACTGTCTTGCTCCAGTGGCAAAAGTTTTAAATGATGCCTTTGGTGTTGAAAGTGGTTTTATGACTACTGTTCACTCATACACAGGTGATCAAAATATTTTAGATTCTTCTCACTCTGATAAGAGAAGAGCAAGGGCCGCAGCAGTTTCTATGATTCCTACAACTACTGGAGCTGCAAAAGCAGTAGGACTTGTAATTCCTGAATTAAGTGGGAAGCTTGATGGTTTTGCAATTAGAGTACCTACACCAAACGTTTCACTTGTTGATTTAAATGTAACTCTTAAAAAAGAAGTTACAATCGCAGAAGTAAATGCAGCCCTTAAAGAAGCCGCTAACGGACCTCTCAAAGGTATTCTTGGTTACGAAGAAGAAGAACTTGTTTCAGTTGATTACATGGGAATGAGAGAATCATCTTGTCTAGATGCAAGTCTTACAAATGTTCTAAATGGAACAAATGTAAAAGTTGTCACTTGGTATGATAATGAAGCTGGTTTCTCAAACAGAGTTATTGATTTAACTATATTCATTGGGAAGAAACTCTAA
- a CDS encoding phosphoglycerate kinase — MAIHFIDELNEELKDKVVIARFDFNVPLDKSDRSKITDSTRIDMALETINYLLERGVKKLILMSHLGRPKGKVNEDYSLEPVATYLANKLREDVILTESCLDRGIKTLLTLNESRVILLQNLRFHPEEEAGSAEFAKALASYADIYVNDAFGVAHRKHASAYTINAYFKNKAYGGFLIKKEIQALSKIVNSPKSPFVAIVGGAKVSDKIKIIERLIVNVDHLIIGGAMAYPFLVAQGHEVANSLCSQNDVALAKRILTGSSRSKVVLPVDHIVSSEFGGAPENCDNVAIPDGKMGLDIGPKTIDLYRQKLAGAATVLWNGPMGLFENEDFANGTMAIATTLSEMENAFTLVGGGDSVSAVRKSGLFDKMSHVSTGGGASLEFIEEGSLPGIQALRFGVDLN, encoded by the coding sequence ATGGCGATACACTTTATTGATGAACTTAATGAAGAACTAAAAGACAAAGTCGTTATTGCTCGCTTTGATTTCAATGTTCCTCTAGATAAGTCTGATCGCTCAAAGATTACAGACTCAACAAGAATTGATATGGCCCTTGAGACTATTAACTATCTCCTAGAGAGAGGTGTTAAGAAGCTTATTCTTATGAGTCACCTTGGGCGCCCAAAAGGCAAAGTAAATGAAGACTACTCTCTTGAACCTGTTGCAACTTACCTAGCCAACAAACTCAGAGAAGACGTTATTCTTACAGAATCATGCCTTGATAGAGGAATTAAAACTCTTCTTACTTTAAATGAATCGCGAGTTATTCTCTTACAGAACTTACGTTTTCATCCTGAAGAAGAAGCTGGCTCTGCAGAGTTTGCAAAGGCCCTCGCTAGCTACGCAGACATTTATGTGAACGATGCCTTTGGTGTTGCACACAGAAAACATGCTTCGGCATATACAATTAATGCTTACTTTAAAAATAAAGCTTACGGTGGATTTCTAATCAAGAAAGAGATTCAAGCTCTTTCAAAAATCGTAAACTCTCCAAAGTCTCCTTTTGTGGCGATCGTTGGTGGAGCAAAAGTTTCAGACAAGATTAAAATTATAGAAAGACTCATTGTTAATGTTGACCACCTCATTATTGGTGGTGCTATGGCCTACCCTTTTCTCGTAGCTCAAGGTCATGAAGTAGCGAACTCGCTTTGCTCTCAAAACGATGTTGCTCTAGCGAAGAGAATTCTGACAGGCTCAAGTAGAAGTAAAGTTGTTCTTCCTGTTGATCACATTGTTTCAAGTGAATTTGGCGGAGCGCCTGAGAATTGTGACAATGTTGCAATCCCTGATGGAAAAATGGGATTAGATATTGGACCAAAAACAATTGATCTCTATAGACAAAAGCTAGCTGGTGCTGCGACTGTTCTCTGGAATGGTCCAATGGGACTTTTTGAAAATGAAGACTTTGCTAATGGAACAATGGCCATTGCAACAACTCTAAGTGAAATGGAAAATGCCTTCACACTTGTTGGTGGAGGAGATTCAGTAAGTGCTGTTAGAAAATCTGGCCTCTTTGATAAAATGTCACACGTTTCAACTGGTGGTGGAGCCTCTCTTGAATTTATTGAAGAAGGAAGCTTACCAGGAATCCAAGCACTAAGATTTGGCGTTGATTTAAATTAA
- the tpiA gene encoding triose-phosphate isomerase: MRKTHIVGNWKMNQNLAEINSFASAVLDMNDISCEAWIAPQAIHISKLKELIKTIKVGAQNCSNQNSGAYTGELSPESLKDLGAHFVIIGHSERRAIFNEADTLLNEKVLKALENGLKAILCVGETLEERESGEFKTVLKNQLLNGLKGISSADQENILIAYEPVWAIGTGKVATPEQAQEVHAFLRNELKSVEALEASRTPILYGGSVKPDNIQGLLENTDIDGALVGGASLKGESFKDLCQLSK; this comes from the coding sequence ATGAGAAAAACTCATATTGTTGGAAACTGGAAAATGAATCAAAATCTTGCAGAAATTAACTCTTTTGCAAGCGCAGTACTAGATATGAATGATATCTCATGCGAGGCATGGATTGCTCCACAGGCCATTCATATCAGTAAGCTTAAAGAGCTCATTAAAACTATTAAAGTTGGAGCTCAAAACTGCAGCAATCAAAACTCTGGAGCCTATACTGGCGAACTCAGCCCAGAGTCTTTAAAAGATCTCGGTGCTCACTTTGTCATTATTGGCCACTCAGAGAGAAGAGCTATTTTCAACGAAGCTGATACTCTTTTAAATGAAAAAGTTCTAAAGGCCCTTGAGAATGGACTAAAAGCCATTCTATGTGTTGGAGAAACCTTAGAAGAGAGAGAGTCTGGGGAATTTAAGACAGTCCTTAAAAACCAACTCCTAAATGGTCTAAAAGGTATAAGTTCTGCAGATCAAGAAAATATTCTCATAGCCTACGAACCTGTTTGGGCCATTGGAACTGGAAAAGTTGCCACTCCTGAGCAAGCTCAAGAAGTTCACGCTTTTCTAAGAAATGAATTAAAGTCTGTTGAAGCACTAGAAGCTTCAAGAACACCAATTCTCTACGGAGGAAGTGTTAAGCCAGATAATATTCAAGGATTGCTTGAAAATACAGATATTGATGGTGCACTAGTCGGTGGAGCATCTCTCAAAGGAGAGAGTTTCAAAGACTTATGTCAATTAAGTAAATAA
- the secG gene encoding preprotein translocase subunit SecG yields the protein MFHSLMIFHIVISVLLIVLVLLQFGKGAEAGLMSGGGGDSTFSGSQQGNILGKITTILAVLFLGNSILLAKIQSTKSSSSLLDGEAPVAAPLNNDAMMPKAQETTTPAAKTEEAKK from the coding sequence ATGTTTCACTCACTAATGATTTTCCATATTGTTATTTCTGTTCTTCTTATTGTTTTAGTCCTTCTCCAATTTGGTAAAGGTGCTGAAGCTGGTCTTATGTCTGGCGGTGGTGGAGACTCGACTTTCTCGGGAAGCCAACAAGGAAATATTCTAGGAAAAATTACGACTATCCTAGCTGTTCTATTTCTTGGTAACTCAATTCTTCTAGCAAAAATTCAGTCTACAAAATCATCTTCATCTCTTCTTGACGGCGAAGCCCCAGTTGCTGCTCCGTTAAATAATGATGCAATGATGCCAAAGGCACAAGAAACAACAACTCCTGCAGCTAAGACAGAAGAAGCGAAGAAGTAA